The Acropora muricata isolate sample 2 chromosome 5, ASM3666990v1, whole genome shotgun sequence genome includes a window with the following:
- the LOC136916969 gene encoding uncharacterized protein isoform X1 — MGLCYFKSSQLRERKRMHSSSIGVVEVANSKGLFSCQAMDDIPSGSFLSDLWGPVSHFPNSHSMQIDINKHVQPQGPLVRFNHSCKPNAKFIYKCRIHVEDSDCDVDEKVFWHCIAVHDMKKGEDITFDYTTTEYDMAEPFQCKCKESNCLGEIKGFKYLTPEQQNERMNDISPAVVESWNRKL, encoded by the exons ATGGGACTGTGTTATTTCAAATCCAGCCAACTTCGTGAAAGAAAGCG GATGCACTCAAGTAGTATAGGAGTTGTTGAAGTTGCCAATTCGAAAGGATTGTTTTCCTGCCAGGCCATGGATGATATTCCATCAGGCTCTTTCCTTTCAGATCTCTGGGGCCCTGTTTCACATTTTCCAAATTCACACTCCATGCAGATTGATATTAACAAACATGTTCAGCCTCAAGGACCATTGGTGCGATTCAATCATTCTTGCaagccaaatgcaaaatttatttataaGTGTCGTATTCATGTTGAAGATTCAGATTGTGATGTTGATGAGAAGGTGTTTTGGCATTGTATAGCTGTACATGACATGAAGAAGGGCGAAGATATCACGTTTGATTACACTACTACTGAGTATGATATGGCTGAACCTTTTCAATGTAAATGCAAAGAAAGTAATTGTCTTGGTGAGATCAAAGGCTTCAAGTATTTGACACCAGAGCAGCAAAATGAAAGGATGAATGATATATCTCCTGCAGTTGTTGAAAGTTGGAACAGAAAATTGTAA
- the LOC136916969 gene encoding uncharacterized protein isoform X2 — MHSSSIGVVEVANSKGLFSCQAMDDIPSGSFLSDLWGPVSHFPNSHSMQIDINKHVQPQGPLVRFNHSCKPNAKFIYKCRIHVEDSDCDVDEKVFWHCIAVHDMKKGEDITFDYTTTEYDMAEPFQCKCKESNCLGEIKGFKYLTPEQQNERMNDISPAVVESWNRKL, encoded by the coding sequence ATGCACTCAAGTAGTATAGGAGTTGTTGAAGTTGCCAATTCGAAAGGATTGTTTTCCTGCCAGGCCATGGATGATATTCCATCAGGCTCTTTCCTTTCAGATCTCTGGGGCCCTGTTTCACATTTTCCAAATTCACACTCCATGCAGATTGATATTAACAAACATGTTCAGCCTCAAGGACCATTGGTGCGATTCAATCATTCTTGCaagccaaatgcaaaatttatttataaGTGTCGTATTCATGTTGAAGATTCAGATTGTGATGTTGATGAGAAGGTGTTTTGGCATTGTATAGCTGTACATGACATGAAGAAGGGCGAAGATATCACGTTTGATTACACTACTACTGAGTATGATATGGCTGAACCTTTTCAATGTAAATGCAAAGAAAGTAATTGTCTTGGTGAGATCAAAGGCTTCAAGTATTTGACACCAGAGCAGCAAAATGAAAGGATGAATGATATATCTCCTGCAGTTGTTGAAAGTTGGAACAGAAAATTGTAA
- the LOC136916967 gene encoding uncharacterized protein encodes MVSLMVAILILDTKFSSTAATPVYEPIGCFSNRGISPHPMSLLLKDFRPDMNWNEIDTVVKRCANLAHEKRLRYFGLKYYGECWSGETADQTYNRDGPSEACVRGVGQRSSYFVYKFYDYGDKSPGCKDTWKGQDNVCFQVQASRTLTRTAETVSYCNKILAPTVRGVRLVEQFLYILNLNSQSNFSRCLVIGKVNTSSCSILPSFTGLSIGNATLTCAVRERSKWNVQPCNGSECGYLSIAPRDINPVSGSFVQHATDASIIGHVIKRLLVDDAVSCARECLLYLNCLSINYEYKPTANPESIHLGMICELNDNTSTDVHFQPRFGYKYYERLTPNSLTQFNNLFQ; translated from the exons ATGGTTTCTCTGATGGTAGCAATTCTGATTCTTGATACAAAGTTTTCTTCGACAGCAG CCACACCAGTTTACGAACCTATAGGATGTTTCTCAAACAGAGGCATCTCACCTCACCCCATGTCACTGCTTCTCAAGGATTTCCGTCCAGATATGAACTGGAATGAAATAGACACTGTCGTTAAGAGGTGTGCAAACTTAGCACACGAGAAGAGACTCAG GTACTTTGGGCTGAAATATTACGGAGAATGTTGGTCTGGGGAAACTGCTGACCAAACATACAATCGTGACGGACCATCAGAGGCTTGTGTCAGAGGAGTTGGTCAGAGGTCAAGTTACTTTGTATACAAATTTTACGACTACGGAGACAAAA GCCCTGGTTGCAAGGACACGTGGAAAGGTCAGGACAACGTTTGTTTCCAGGTGCAAGCGAGTCGCACCTTAACAAGAACGGCCGAAACAGTTTCCTATTGCAATAAAATCTTAGCACCCACGGTGCGTGGTGTACGGTTGGTCGAACAGTTCCTTTACATTTTGAATCTGAACTCACAGTCAAACTTCTCCCGATGTTTGGTTATTGGAAAGGTGAATACAAGCTCTTGCTCAATTCTACCTTCGTTCACCGGGCTCTCAATCGGGAACGCCACACTGACATGCGCTGTGAGGGAAAGAAGCAAGTGGAATGTTCAGCCATGCAACGGAAGCGAATGCGGTTATTTATCCATCGCTCCAAGAG ATATCAACCCAGTGAGTGGATCGTTCGTTCAACATGCCACAGATGCCTCCATTATTGGACACGTGATTAAGAGACTACTTGTCGATGACGCAGTTTCATGTGCTCGGGAATGCCTGTTGTATCTAAATTGTCTATCGATTAATTACGAGTACAAACCAACAGCAAACCCAGAGTCCATACACCTAGGGATGATATGTGAACTCAATGACAACACCAGCACAGATGTGCATTTTCAACCACGGTTTGGTTACAAGTATTACGAGAGATTAACCCCAAACTCCTTAACACAGTTTAACAACCTTTTTCAGTAA
- the LOC136916963 gene encoding neuronal acetylcholine receptor subunit alpha-10-like isoform X2 produces MESNRINEILDLSRMSSKEGHLITSRVFGILICWTLRAVATSSHQKIIDTLLAKPYDSDAMPLDRSNAVLVSYGAKLVRIIDLKERENTIRSQWWIYQLWLNPDLTWKQADYNNTNIIHLSPRRIWAPDIILYNSAANDDKLGGGTEKYKTKIAVNSSGYCTWMAPAIFQSTCDINTEYFPFDDQECTLKFGSWAFDGSELDITIQQSETGVKEDIYQNNTEWEMLNVTVTREEFKYSCCHHPYPTVILKLHLRRRYHFYMVNLVIPCSLIALMVLLSFILPPESGERIGLGITVLMAMAIFQELTSNKLPADSRFVPLLAKYYSTAIAEIGLALFATCVILNFYYKEETMPNWLKTLMFRVLGPMVRIKYKYKLSHKVKKKRRNQSLLDDNFELSEFTGNPFPESGKVEKKRSIHETHREENGLGSCHEVDTRLSTQCTRSRTQSTLRETPIVNDHLDGCTFDESLGAQMTNNIKDWQTATKILDRVVLILGILITITTFLSIFLQAPRVREIFFV; encoded by the exons ATGGAAAGCAATAGAATTAACGAGATTCTTGACTTGAG CAGGATGAGCTCAAAAGAGGGTCATTTGATAACGAGCAGAGTCTTTGGCATTTTAATATGCTGGACCTTAA GAGCTGTTGCAACGAGTTCGCATCAGAAAATCATCGACACTTTGCTCGCAAAGCCTTACGATTCGGATGCAATGCCTTTGGACAGATCAAACGCCGTACTTGTGTCTTATGGTGCTAAACTCGTTAGAATTATTGACTTG AAAGAACGTGAGAATACCATTCGGTCACAGTGGTGGATCTATCAG CTCTGGTTGAATCCAGATTTGACTTGGAAACAGGCCGATTATAATAACACTAATATCATTCACTTGAGTCCGAGAAGGATTTGGGCCCCAGACATAATTTTGTACAACAG cgccgcaaatgatgaCAAACTTGGAGGTGGAACAGAAAAATACAAGACTAAAATAGCGGTCAACTCCAGTGGATACTGTACGTGGATGGCGCCAGCAATCTTTCAGAGCACATGTGACATCAACACTGAGTACTTTCCTTTTGATGACCAA GAATGCACGCTGAAGTTTGGCTCATGGGCGTTCGACGGTAGCGAATTGGATATAACAATACAGCAGTCAGAAACTGGAGTCAAGGAAGATATTTATCAAAACAACACTGAGTGGGAAATGCTGAATGTGACTGTTACCAGAGAAGAG TTTAAGTACAGCTGCTGTCATCACCCGTACCCAACTGTGATATTGAAGCTGCACTTAAGAAGGCGTTACCACTTTTACATGGTCAACTTGGTAATTCCCTGTTCACTGATAGCTCTGATGGTGctactttcttttattttaccgccGGAATCCGGGGAGCGAATTGGTCTTGGTATTACTGTGCTGATGGCCATGGCAATTTTCCAGGAGCTGACGTCGAATAAGCTTCCAGCAGATTCGCGCTTCGTTCCTTTGTTGG cTAAGTACTACTCTACTGCCATTGCTGAAATAGGATTAGCCCTGTTTGCAACATGCGTCATACTCAACTTTTACTACAAGGAAGAGACTATGCCAAATTGGCTGAAAACCCTCATGTTTCGTGTTCTTGGACCTATGGTTAGGATAAAGTACAAGTACAAACTCTCAcataaagttaaaaagaaacgCCGCAACCAGTCCCTGCTTGACGACAATTTCGAATTGTCAGAGTTCACTGGCAATCCTTTCCCAGAGTCAGGTAAAGTTGAAAAGAAACGTAGTATCCATGAAACTCATCGCGAGGAAAATGGTCTTGGATCGTGCCATGAAGTTGACACGCGTTTATCCACTCAGTGCACGCGGAGTAGAACCCAAAGCACCCTTCGCGAGACACCTATTGTAAACGATCATTTAGATGGGTGCACTTTTGACGAATCCCTTGGCGCTCAAATGACCAATAACATCAAAGACTGGCAAACTGCAACAAAGATACTTGACCGAGTGGTTCTCATTCTCGGAATCCTAATCACCATTACAACCTTTCTTTCAATTTTCCTGCAGGCGCCAAGAGTTCGGGAAATATTTTTCGTGTAG
- the LOC136916963 gene encoding neuronal acetylcholine receptor subunit alpha-10-like isoform X1, producing MESNRINEILDLSRMSSKEGHLITSRVFGILICWTLRAVATSSHQKIIDTLLAKPYDSDAMPLDRSNAVLVSYGAKLVRIIDLKERENTIRSQWWIYQLWLNPDLTWKQADYNNTNIIHLSPRRIWAPDIILYNSVWFAGSAANDDKLGGGTEKYKTKIAVNSSGYCTWMAPAIFQSTCDINTEYFPFDDQECTLKFGSWAFDGSELDITIQQSETGVKEDIYQNNTEWEMLNVTVTREEFKYSCCHHPYPTVILKLHLRRRYHFYMVNLVIPCSLIALMVLLSFILPPESGERIGLGITVLMAMAIFQELTSNKLPADSRFVPLLAKYYSTAIAEIGLALFATCVILNFYYKEETMPNWLKTLMFRVLGPMVRIKYKYKLSHKVKKKRRNQSLLDDNFELSEFTGNPFPESGKVEKKRSIHETHREENGLGSCHEVDTRLSTQCTRSRTQSTLRETPIVNDHLDGCTFDESLGAQMTNNIKDWQTATKILDRVVLILGILITITTFLSIFLQAPRVREIFFV from the exons ATGGAAAGCAATAGAATTAACGAGATTCTTGACTTGAG CAGGATGAGCTCAAAAGAGGGTCATTTGATAACGAGCAGAGTCTTTGGCATTTTAATATGCTGGACCTTAA GAGCTGTTGCAACGAGTTCGCATCAGAAAATCATCGACACTTTGCTCGCAAAGCCTTACGATTCGGATGCAATGCCTTTGGACAGATCAAACGCCGTACTTGTGTCTTATGGTGCTAAACTCGTTAGAATTATTGACTTG AAAGAACGTGAGAATACCATTCGGTCACAGTGGTGGATCTATCAG CTCTGGTTGAATCCAGATTTGACTTGGAAACAGGCCGATTATAATAACACTAATATCATTCACTTGAGTCCGAGAAGGATTTGGGCCCCAGACATAATTTTGTACAACAG TGTGTGGTTCGCCggcagcgccgcaaatgatgaCAAACTTGGAGGTGGAACAGAAAAATACAAGACTAAAATAGCGGTCAACTCCAGTGGATACTGTACGTGGATGGCGCCAGCAATCTTTCAGAGCACATGTGACATCAACACTGAGTACTTTCCTTTTGATGACCAA GAATGCACGCTGAAGTTTGGCTCATGGGCGTTCGACGGTAGCGAATTGGATATAACAATACAGCAGTCAGAAACTGGAGTCAAGGAAGATATTTATCAAAACAACACTGAGTGGGAAATGCTGAATGTGACTGTTACCAGAGAAGAG TTTAAGTACAGCTGCTGTCATCACCCGTACCCAACTGTGATATTGAAGCTGCACTTAAGAAGGCGTTACCACTTTTACATGGTCAACTTGGTAATTCCCTGTTCACTGATAGCTCTGATGGTGctactttcttttattttaccgccGGAATCCGGGGAGCGAATTGGTCTTGGTATTACTGTGCTGATGGCCATGGCAATTTTCCAGGAGCTGACGTCGAATAAGCTTCCAGCAGATTCGCGCTTCGTTCCTTTGTTGG cTAAGTACTACTCTACTGCCATTGCTGAAATAGGATTAGCCCTGTTTGCAACATGCGTCATACTCAACTTTTACTACAAGGAAGAGACTATGCCAAATTGGCTGAAAACCCTCATGTTTCGTGTTCTTGGACCTATGGTTAGGATAAAGTACAAGTACAAACTCTCAcataaagttaaaaagaaacgCCGCAACCAGTCCCTGCTTGACGACAATTTCGAATTGTCAGAGTTCACTGGCAATCCTTTCCCAGAGTCAGGTAAAGTTGAAAAGAAACGTAGTATCCATGAAACTCATCGCGAGGAAAATGGTCTTGGATCGTGCCATGAAGTTGACACGCGTTTATCCACTCAGTGCACGCGGAGTAGAACCCAAAGCACCCTTCGCGAGACACCTATTGTAAACGATCATTTAGATGGGTGCACTTTTGACGAATCCCTTGGCGCTCAAATGACCAATAACATCAAAGACTGGCAAACTGCAACAAAGATACTTGACCGAGTGGTTCTCATTCTCGGAATCCTAATCACCATTACAACCTTTCTTTCAATTTTCCTGCAGGCGCCAAGAGTTCGGGAAATATTTTTCGTGTAG
- the LOC136916963 gene encoding neuronal acetylcholine receptor subunit alpha-10-like isoform X3 yields MSSKEGHLITSRVFGILICWTLRAVATSSHQKIIDTLLAKPYDSDAMPLDRSNAVLVSYGAKLVRIIDLKERENTIRSQWWIYQLWLNPDLTWKQADYNNTNIIHLSPRRIWAPDIILYNSVWFAGSAANDDKLGGGTEKYKTKIAVNSSGYCTWMAPAIFQSTCDINTEYFPFDDQECTLKFGSWAFDGSELDITIQQSETGVKEDIYQNNTEWEMLNVTVTREEFKYSCCHHPYPTVILKLHLRRRYHFYMVNLVIPCSLIALMVLLSFILPPESGERIGLGITVLMAMAIFQELTSNKLPADSRFVPLLAKYYSTAIAEIGLALFATCVILNFYYKEETMPNWLKTLMFRVLGPMVRIKYKYKLSHKVKKKRRNQSLLDDNFELSEFTGNPFPESGKVEKKRSIHETHREENGLGSCHEVDTRLSTQCTRSRTQSTLRETPIVNDHLDGCTFDESLGAQMTNNIKDWQTATKILDRVVLILGILITITTFLSIFLQAPRVREIFFV; encoded by the exons ATGAGCTCAAAAGAGGGTCATTTGATAACGAGCAGAGTCTTTGGCATTTTAATATGCTGGACCTTAA GAGCTGTTGCAACGAGTTCGCATCAGAAAATCATCGACACTTTGCTCGCAAAGCCTTACGATTCGGATGCAATGCCTTTGGACAGATCAAACGCCGTACTTGTGTCTTATGGTGCTAAACTCGTTAGAATTATTGACTTG AAAGAACGTGAGAATACCATTCGGTCACAGTGGTGGATCTATCAG CTCTGGTTGAATCCAGATTTGACTTGGAAACAGGCCGATTATAATAACACTAATATCATTCACTTGAGTCCGAGAAGGATTTGGGCCCCAGACATAATTTTGTACAACAG TGTGTGGTTCGCCggcagcgccgcaaatgatgaCAAACTTGGAGGTGGAACAGAAAAATACAAGACTAAAATAGCGGTCAACTCCAGTGGATACTGTACGTGGATGGCGCCAGCAATCTTTCAGAGCACATGTGACATCAACACTGAGTACTTTCCTTTTGATGACCAA GAATGCACGCTGAAGTTTGGCTCATGGGCGTTCGACGGTAGCGAATTGGATATAACAATACAGCAGTCAGAAACTGGAGTCAAGGAAGATATTTATCAAAACAACACTGAGTGGGAAATGCTGAATGTGACTGTTACCAGAGAAGAG TTTAAGTACAGCTGCTGTCATCACCCGTACCCAACTGTGATATTGAAGCTGCACTTAAGAAGGCGTTACCACTTTTACATGGTCAACTTGGTAATTCCCTGTTCACTGATAGCTCTGATGGTGctactttcttttattttaccgccGGAATCCGGGGAGCGAATTGGTCTTGGTATTACTGTGCTGATGGCCATGGCAATTTTCCAGGAGCTGACGTCGAATAAGCTTCCAGCAGATTCGCGCTTCGTTCCTTTGTTGG cTAAGTACTACTCTACTGCCATTGCTGAAATAGGATTAGCCCTGTTTGCAACATGCGTCATACTCAACTTTTACTACAAGGAAGAGACTATGCCAAATTGGCTGAAAACCCTCATGTTTCGTGTTCTTGGACCTATGGTTAGGATAAAGTACAAGTACAAACTCTCAcataaagttaaaaagaaacgCCGCAACCAGTCCCTGCTTGACGACAATTTCGAATTGTCAGAGTTCACTGGCAATCCTTTCCCAGAGTCAGGTAAAGTTGAAAAGAAACGTAGTATCCATGAAACTCATCGCGAGGAAAATGGTCTTGGATCGTGCCATGAAGTTGACACGCGTTTATCCACTCAGTGCACGCGGAGTAGAACCCAAAGCACCCTTCGCGAGACACCTATTGTAAACGATCATTTAGATGGGTGCACTTTTGACGAATCCCTTGGCGCTCAAATGACCAATAACATCAAAGACTGGCAAACTGCAACAAAGATACTTGACCGAGTGGTTCTCATTCTCGGAATCCTAATCACCATTACAACCTTTCTTTCAATTTTCCTGCAGGCGCCAAGAGTTCGGGAAATATTTTTCGTGTAG
- the LOC136916963 gene encoding neuronal acetylcholine receptor subunit alpha-10-like isoform X4, whose translation MSSKEGHLITSRVFGILICWTLRAVATSSHQKIIDTLLAKPYDSDAMPLDRSNAVLVSYGAKLVRIIDLKERENTIRSQWWIYQLWLNPDLTWKQADYNNTNIIHLSPRRIWAPDIILYNSAANDDKLGGGTEKYKTKIAVNSSGYCTWMAPAIFQSTCDINTEYFPFDDQECTLKFGSWAFDGSELDITIQQSETGVKEDIYQNNTEWEMLNVTVTREEFKYSCCHHPYPTVILKLHLRRRYHFYMVNLVIPCSLIALMVLLSFILPPESGERIGLGITVLMAMAIFQELTSNKLPADSRFVPLLAKYYSTAIAEIGLALFATCVILNFYYKEETMPNWLKTLMFRVLGPMVRIKYKYKLSHKVKKKRRNQSLLDDNFELSEFTGNPFPESGKVEKKRSIHETHREENGLGSCHEVDTRLSTQCTRSRTQSTLRETPIVNDHLDGCTFDESLGAQMTNNIKDWQTATKILDRVVLILGILITITTFLSIFLQAPRVREIFFV comes from the exons ATGAGCTCAAAAGAGGGTCATTTGATAACGAGCAGAGTCTTTGGCATTTTAATATGCTGGACCTTAA GAGCTGTTGCAACGAGTTCGCATCAGAAAATCATCGACACTTTGCTCGCAAAGCCTTACGATTCGGATGCAATGCCTTTGGACAGATCAAACGCCGTACTTGTGTCTTATGGTGCTAAACTCGTTAGAATTATTGACTTG AAAGAACGTGAGAATACCATTCGGTCACAGTGGTGGATCTATCAG CTCTGGTTGAATCCAGATTTGACTTGGAAACAGGCCGATTATAATAACACTAATATCATTCACTTGAGTCCGAGAAGGATTTGGGCCCCAGACATAATTTTGTACAACAG cgccgcaaatgatgaCAAACTTGGAGGTGGAACAGAAAAATACAAGACTAAAATAGCGGTCAACTCCAGTGGATACTGTACGTGGATGGCGCCAGCAATCTTTCAGAGCACATGTGACATCAACACTGAGTACTTTCCTTTTGATGACCAA GAATGCACGCTGAAGTTTGGCTCATGGGCGTTCGACGGTAGCGAATTGGATATAACAATACAGCAGTCAGAAACTGGAGTCAAGGAAGATATTTATCAAAACAACACTGAGTGGGAAATGCTGAATGTGACTGTTACCAGAGAAGAG TTTAAGTACAGCTGCTGTCATCACCCGTACCCAACTGTGATATTGAAGCTGCACTTAAGAAGGCGTTACCACTTTTACATGGTCAACTTGGTAATTCCCTGTTCACTGATAGCTCTGATGGTGctactttcttttattttaccgccGGAATCCGGGGAGCGAATTGGTCTTGGTATTACTGTGCTGATGGCCATGGCAATTTTCCAGGAGCTGACGTCGAATAAGCTTCCAGCAGATTCGCGCTTCGTTCCTTTGTTGG cTAAGTACTACTCTACTGCCATTGCTGAAATAGGATTAGCCCTGTTTGCAACATGCGTCATACTCAACTTTTACTACAAGGAAGAGACTATGCCAAATTGGCTGAAAACCCTCATGTTTCGTGTTCTTGGACCTATGGTTAGGATAAAGTACAAGTACAAACTCTCAcataaagttaaaaagaaacgCCGCAACCAGTCCCTGCTTGACGACAATTTCGAATTGTCAGAGTTCACTGGCAATCCTTTCCCAGAGTCAGGTAAAGTTGAAAAGAAACGTAGTATCCATGAAACTCATCGCGAGGAAAATGGTCTTGGATCGTGCCATGAAGTTGACACGCGTTTATCCACTCAGTGCACGCGGAGTAGAACCCAAAGCACCCTTCGCGAGACACCTATTGTAAACGATCATTTAGATGGGTGCACTTTTGACGAATCCCTTGGCGCTCAAATGACCAATAACATCAAAGACTGGCAAACTGCAACAAAGATACTTGACCGAGTGGTTCTCATTCTCGGAATCCTAATCACCATTACAACCTTTCTTTCAATTTTCCTGCAGGCGCCAAGAGTTCGGGAAATATTTTTCGTGTAG